Below is a genomic region from Xiphophorus hellerii strain 12219 chromosome 1, Xiphophorus_hellerii-4.1, whole genome shotgun sequence.
ACAGCAGCGCGGAACAACGCTGTGAGGGAAAAGGGGGAAGTGGAGGAGCTACAAGGGCTGGAATGAACTATGGAAGCCCAGGAGACACAAACGAGGCAGAGTGCAGAAAGGCGACCCCCgcaggcaaaaacaacaaataaaaataactgaataagctcaaattcacaaattttcaatataaaattagttagaaataataatttaaaaaagcacatttgTAACTCTGTTGCATGTGCTCTCGAATTATGGCAGCAAAATTCCCCCATACGTCTCCTGtcagcagttttctgaaagCGTTTTTCTTTCTTAACCACAGAGCATCATCCGCGTCGTTTTCCACGACCGACGGCTCCAGTACacagaacaccagcagctggAGGGCTGGCGCTGGAACAGACCCGGAGATCGGATTCTGGACTTGGGTACGGACCAGGGTGAGAAACCTAAAGTTGTCTTAAACTTCTTACATGAAGATTTGAGCCTTCCTTGTCTTGAATCCTTGCAGATATTCCCATGTCAGTGGGAATAATCGACCCGAGGGCTAACCCCACTCAGCTTAATACTGTGGAGTTTCTGTGGGACCCCTCAAAGAGAACATCCGTCTTTATCCAGGTAGCCCTTTACTTTACTTTGAgttatttctgttcattaaaCATCCGACATTCAACCTAATCAATGCAGAAATCCTTTGCATTATGTAGACAGAATAATGAGCGTTCAAGGTTGggataaaaaagttttagtttcaaatgttctaaagtttttttacatagtaaattttagcaaaggtagctaaaaacaagacatttttcccattttgttacGACTGGTTCATAGTCATAACAAAACAGGAGACCATGCAGTGGTTAAAGCAGGCACATGCAGAGGGGGTTAGCGGagggggcttgagcccctgccccttttatccttgatgcccctagtgcccgttttgagttgtttttgtttttaaaaaaacttttttcaattttttatttttttatttgtatgtcaGAAGGgctgtttgtgcccctcagcaatgatatttatctaaatataataatttagcaaaataaactagtctggctgccctcagtctaataatgactctcagtttctttgcctccatgttgttcagacaccgggtccatggtgaggaggaggggggcggATCTGTGTACTCTttatacactggtttgtgaataaaaacgtaggtctgatgttgacgttagaaaaactgtttctatttatattttcataattgtacTCGCAATAGCGGGAAAAAACCCGCCTCGCCcataaactcagaaatgcttcggctgcagagaaacttctgactttaacttaatCATTCTGCTTAAGGCCCGCTTTGCTACAGGCAGCCTGAGTCGGTCCcaccgacagatagaaagaatgtctgtctttatatcagacgtcctgatataagacacggtaccgactgtcacTTCGAGTCGCgacgcagctcaaagccccagtaccacctggtaccacctggtaccacctgctctctgttcgctctgcttctccttaacgtttctatcAGGCGGGTTAAAGCCACGGCTGACGAGATCTGGACTGGAGGTTCGCGGCTGTAgatagaagttattgcagaacctcaagagataaaggaagattcggcccatttagagtcacaaaataaacatcaaagaaaatattgtagcaataattagaaccgcagcaaaaagccaaacatgccacaattaaatgaatcaaaatgtccccaaagcatcggcggactgacaggggccaccgggggattccaggtagattccaggtggattccagagatgcgcattGCAGCGGCtgttcatgcagggccggcccaaggtaatatggggccttagacagaacccacccgtcctactaagaacctcagcatcactaacatgtttaaatatagataaggtgaatctgtgagagggagaccaggtttattggccgagtttaaaatcaatcactgattattggttatttgctgtgatgtatttgtgaacaaacacaaagattacaccatattgtagccatggtaacacaacaatcaaactatcaagatgattctttaaacttttacaaagtaaacttcctaattaaatcctaaatgtactatttatttttctcagctgaatgcattaaataaaactgagttttctttgccttgatatctcagTCCTATAATTCTAGGTCTCAGATGtgctaacatcaaactattatatagagtttaacccctttgagcttttttgatctataaatcagtctgcagccaggttgttctagaggttaaatggatattattagggcttcattagtaaaatggcagcaaatcagcttatttcataactttataacctttgaccttctctcctctggtctgtttaacagctacagtctcagatcaactcagacctccaggactgtcagcagcagaaacagaaactttatagctgttggggaaaatatagactatatttgctttgcatttccccacatgatggcaatgattaatttttgattaatatgggttgttgctatgttgttgtacggtgTTTTAATGTTCAATGTgcccttttttaactttgagcccccgCCCCTCCAatggtctctgcacggccctgggTTAGTGCATAAAAAGGGgtatttattaacaaaaacaacaatggatTTTGGATGTTAGCATCAGTGGCGTAATGCAAATGCTTGGATGTGGTGTATGACTGCATATGGAAgtgttgaagtgcaaaaacaaagacaaacgcaaatgtgcaaaaggaggGGAGCTGAGGCCTGGCAACAAAACACCACAAGCGGCAGAGTGGAAGGTGGAGACGGCCAGGTTCAAATACTGTGCGCTCCAAATCAACGGATcagaaacacctgcaaaggggaggagcacaaagacagacaaaagcAACACCTGCAGCCCAGCCCTTAAGGCTAAGACCATAGCAGGGAATAATCTGGCAGTGGAGctagtacttttaaaaaataaataaattttaaggaattattgacttaaagcgTTAACACATAAgttagatttgttttctttcacgtatgctaagatatttgcactagttcaccactagaccaaaaatactcggtaagattttgcatttttttcaatgtgagatttatttatttattcatattgatTCGTCTCTGTTTGCTGTTCATGTGCTTTACAAAGCTAaattatttaagatatttttaagttCACAATGGTGTAGGTCAGAGGTGTCCAAACTTGGGtcactttgtttcaaaatgttgctatatttagtcaagtttaagaataaaaactgatttgggtGCAACAAAGTTGGCTTTTCAGTAGAAGTCTCTTGGtttgaccttttgtttttataaaaacacaaatactttgtgatgtactttacattttcctgtgtAATAAATTTATGTTGGCAACAATTTTGaccctgattacaaattaaaagttgacGGGTcaaatttgttccatttttgAATTGCACAAAATcaaagggccacaaatggcacTTTGAACACCGCTGGTGTAGAAAATGTCATCACTAAGTGTAGATATGAGACCATCACTgatagttttgtatttttatttttcaggttcACTGCATAAGCACAGAGTTCACCATGCGCAAACACGGAGGAGAGAAAGGCGTCCCTTTCCGCATCCAGATCGACACGTTTAAGGAGAACGAGAGTGAAGAGTACACAGAGCATGTGCACTCCGCTTCCTGCCAGGTCAAAGTCTTCAAGGTTAGAGagaaggagcaaaaaaaaaaaatgaaacgaGAGAGAGACTCACTCAACTGCAGCACATTAGTTTTAATGAACTATTGCACCTTCCTGACTCATTTCAGCCCAAAGgtgcagacagaaaacaaaagacagacagagagaagaTGGAAAAGAGAGCGCCACAGGAGAAGGAAAAATATCAGCCGTCTTATGAAACTACGATTCTGACTGAGGTGAGCATGTTGGGGACGAGTTAAAGGCCCAAATGGAGAAATTCCTGATTTATACTGATGGATGAAGTGTCTGATAAGCATTACTGATTGGTGTCAGCTTTAATCTGCAGATATACTCCAACTGTTAATGTTTACACCAACATGGACAAATGATCAGAAATTAGAAGCaaaaaatcatcatattcaGATATAgtgtcagtaaaacatttttagtgatttaatccagtgtttcccaaccctggtgcTCAAGGctcactgtcctacatgttttaaggtttccctgctttaatgtgcctgattcagctgattgcagttcagcaaacgcctgttaatcagtcatcaattgaaatcagctggactgaagcaaggtaatacctgaaacatgcagggcagtgtgccttgaggatcagggttgggaaacactgatttaatcaaatattttgatttttttaaaaattttattaaattttggaaaatctcaactttaaaaaaaaaatttttctagggtttctgtggttttgtttGACAAGCCTGTTTTAaatcttctatttatttggtcTTTGAATTCAGAACAACTCTATGATGGAATATTTGGGCCAtaataagattttgttttataattacaataataaagtgCTAATATTACcagaaagtcataatatttgGAGAATAAGgtagtaattttatgaaaacaaaaatgagaactATTTAGCATCTTGTGTCACCATACATTGGTATAGATTTTACAAACAATACTTAATAGAAATACTTAATCTTTTAGCACATCAGCATTAAATTATTATaagtagcaggactttgaaatgGTTACGCCAACAGCCGTTCCTTTTTTGAAGAAACATCTGCAGTGCTGCTTGAAAGTTTGTGAACTAATTGAgtagtttggatttttctttttttaaccattatttTCTCAtgacctgatttttttttttttttatatgaaatgtCAGGTTTATGTTCATCGATTCCATTTGCTTGTTTTGAGGGAAATGTGTGAATTACAAGCAGATTAAATGAAACATGGAATCAGAGCATCTGCAAAAGTAAATGACCCACAGCTGCACTGGTAAAGACAATCAGGTAAAAGACTCAGGTGAAACACATGCGAGTGCTCGAGTAATCAATTAAGCAGACCAATCAAATGAGACATCCTTGGGAAAAGTTTTGAGTGCACAGGTTAAAAGGGAGAGGAAACCAACCAAACCACTGTTGTGTAAAGGCATAAAGACCAGATCAACAATGCTGAAAGGAAAGGAGACATCTGAGGACATCAGGAAGAAGGTGGTGACAGCCCATCAGTCTGGGGAAAGCTGTAAGACCATCTCCAAAAGATTCCAGCTTCATCCATCCACTGAGGGacaaatcatttacaaataGAGGGCACTAGGCATCACCGCAACTCTGCCCAGAAGTGGACGGCCGTCAAAACTTACACAAAGAATAATAATGCAGGTAAAGGCCAACCCACGCATCACCTCCAGAGAGTTGCAGACCTCTCTGTACATGTGTCTACAATCAGGCGAAACAGCAACAGACATGGCATTCATGGGAGAGTTGCTAGAAGGAGGCCGCTGCGCTCAAGAAAGAACAAAGCTGCCCGTTTAAACTTTGGCAAAAAGAGCACTTGGACAAACCAGAGGCTTTCTGGAAGTCCATTCTCTGGACGGATGAGtccaaaatgtaattatttggcCACAATCACAGGCGCCATGtttgaagaaaagcaaacactgcatttaaagaaaagaacCTCCTCCCaacagtgaagcatggtggtggaaatGTGAAAGTCTGGGCCTGCTTTTCTGCCTCCGGACCTGGATGACTCCATGTAATACAGGGAACCAACAATTCCCAGGACTATCAACAAATTCTTGACCAGAATCTCCTGCCAAATGCTGTGGCAAGATCTGAAACGGGCAGTACATGCCAGATGTCCCTCCTACCTCACTCAACTGGCAGAGTTCTGCATGGAGGAGTggacaaaaatcccaaaaagcAGATGTGAGACACTCGTTTGTGGTTACAGAAGACGTTTAGTTGAAGTAATGACTGCAAAAGGAGGAGCCACAAGGTACGAACTGAAAGAGTTCACATACTTTTGCACTtggcagattttctgttttttgacagataaaatactcttgttgaataaataatgaaaatgtatcttttttttccttttcccttATTTTTAAGGTCTGCTTTACAATTTGAGATTTGGATGTTCATGTCACatgattattataatttttctttagaaaacaatGACCATGTTCGGGTGCTTCACAAACTTTCAAGCAGCTCTGTACATGAACTGAGCTGCTCACGTCAACTTATAATCAAGTTGTTTTCTCACTCAAActatttttcttgtaattttaagacgttttttctggtaaaattgtgtgtttttgctgctaATAGTATGActatattctcataattaaacaaaaattctcagTCTTGTCCTTATACTCCGTCGtacaactcacagaagggatgattgaaataaaagccactttttaaagacattttctgtcatttctaataaaaatggGAAATCTGGTATAGagaaaaattaatatattttcacctAGCTTTACATGGACTCATCCTggataatgtttttaaatttggttatttaataacaaaacattATCTTTTCAGTGACTTTACAACTAATTACTTCACTgaatttcaaaagaaatttaaatttagagttttaaactcttaaaatgtAAAGGACATGGATAAATTCGTCATGGAGTAAAACGGACTTTTAAGTTTCTGGTTGTATTCGATGTTGTTCAGAGACTGAAGAGTTGCTCTCTTGCAGTGCTCTCCTTGGCCGGAGGTCACGTACGTCAGCAACTCTCCGTCTCCCGGCTTCAACAGCACACACAACAGCTTTCCTGTTGCTGAAGGGTAGGTAGGAGCGTCTCGCCGTTCCGGCCGCCGCCTGGTGAAGAATGAAATGTTCATTAAATGCAgagatttcatttttctgtttcttgttgtTTCTAGTAACGGATCACCGAGCCACCAGCCTGAGCCTGTTGTTCAGGTTGCAGATGTAAGTTGatgttgattttgtttattaGATTAGAGAGCGGGTCTTAAAAGCACGAATGTGAAGCTGAGTTCAACACACTGTTGACATttaaacattagcatttttagtTTGAAAGAAGAAACTTTCAAACTAAGTTTGGAGGATAGTACCTCCAtcctaattttaaaatgacaaaaatatgaacAGACATCcttcctaaatattttttcaaacaatattgGCTAATTTAAATTCCTGCACAAGTAGCATTAATATTTCATAACTGTACGCAAGCACTGAAATCCTCTTCTTCTTTAATAAATACAGCATTACTAGCAGTAATTGGTGTTTTAAAAGCTAAGGTTGCATCCTTGGTGAtcagtcattttctttgttttagaaCTTGTTGCCCACGGCGACGCCACAAGACGCACAGCAGTGGCTCCATAGAAACCGCTTTTCACCTTTCTGTCGACTCTTCACCAACTTCTCAGGTACGATCAAATTTTAGAAAATAGTCACGACTTGAGTTGAGCACACtgatgtgatgatgatgatgctacATTATTATTCATTGAACAACAAATGAGAATATTTTGTCTCACTGGAGTCAAACAATGAAACGAGCTGAATATGGAGCTACAACAATGTCCAAACATCaaccagtttaaaaataaatacaaagctATGATATTCAGATTGTACTGGAAAGAAAGGAGTTGGCACAAATgagtttttcctgtttaaaaacTCATATTTGTGTTACTGTTACCATTATTGGTAGCTTATTATGGTTAttttactactattattattattattttttcttttttttttacattttatttattttaagacagaTTAAGAAGAATTTATTGGTGTAAATTGGTAATTATTCTGATGCTGCATGTCCAGTTATTTACAATTGTCATTAAATTGAGTGATAACTTCTTCCTactctttttaaaacagaaaagtagtggtaaacaaattattttgcacatgttttttctgtcccaattcttttttttttctttttaaacctgtttgaaataaataaatcaaataaaattgaagCTCTTGTTTGAAATTGGTTTAGAAAGAGCAGAGATTCAGTTTTCTATGATCTCTGATTTCTTTACTCACTTAGTTCTTTTTCGCTTTTCTTTGGCTGGACGGAAagttttcagacttttaatggatttgtgtttttttcatgtttttttttttcacagcatgTAAACTTGTTGGGTTTTCTCCTCAGGAGCCGACCTGCTGAAGCTAACCAGAGAGGACGTTATCCAGATTTGTGGCCCAGCAGACGGTATAAGACTCTTCAACGCGCTAAAGGGACGGTGAGTCTCTTTAAAAGTTGctctcttctttttatttaactattttcACTTGGTGTTATCCAAAAtgtatttgcttaaaaaaaatattgttgctttCTTGTGTTTGCAGTGTGGTCTGCCCGAGGTTGACCATCTACGTCTGCCAGGAGTCGCAGCAGGCGCGGGAGCACcaaccaaaacatgaaaatggaGACGCTGCTGCCAACACGTTCTTTGGTGAGCACATGCTGACCGAGGCTCATAAATCAGGCcctgaaacataaaatgtgaattaattaAACGACTAATAAATCCGTTAGCTTGAGGAAGTGTATGTTATACcagggtttttatttatttatttttaagtttttctccAAAAGTTAAGAAAAACCTACAACAAAtcaattttctgcattttgaaatttaattttttagtaAAACCTGGGCT
It encodes:
- the tfcp2 gene encoding transcription factor CP2 isoform X2, encoding MAWALKLPLTDEVIESGLVQDFDASLSGIGQELGAGAYSMSDVLALPIFKQEESNLPPETENKILPFQYVLCAPTSPAIKLHDETLTYLNQGQSYEIRMLDNRKIGELPEITGKMVKSIIRVVFHDRRLQYTEHQQLEGWRWNRPGDRILDLDIPMSVGIIDPRANPTQLNTVEFLWDPSKRTSVFIQVHCISTEFTMRKHGGEKGVPFRIQIDTFKENESEEYTEHVHSASCQVKVFKPKGADRKQKTDREKMEKRAPQEKEKYQPSYETTILTECSPWPEVTYVSNSPSPGFNSTHNSFPVAEGNGSPSHQPEPVVQVADNLLPTATPQDAQQWLHRNRFSPFCRLFTNFSGADLLKLTREDVIQICGPADGIRLFNALKGRVVCPRLTIYVCQESQQAREHQPKHENGDAAANTFFVYHAIYLEELAASELAEKLAQLFNISPRQINQIFKQGPTGIHVLVSDEMIQNFQDEVCFVLDTMKDNTSDGYHIILK
- the tfcp2 gene encoding transcription factor CP2 isoform X1, producing MAWALKLPLTDEVIESGLVQDFDASLSGIGQELGAGAYSMSDVLALPIFKQEESNLPPETENKILPFQYVLCAPTSPAIKLHDETLTYLNQGQSYEIRMLDNRKIGELPEITGKMVKSIIRVVFHDRRLQYTEHQQLEGWRWNRPGDRILDLGTDQDIPMSVGIIDPRANPTQLNTVEFLWDPSKRTSVFIQVHCISTEFTMRKHGGEKGVPFRIQIDTFKENESEEYTEHVHSASCQVKVFKPKGADRKQKTDREKMEKRAPQEKEKYQPSYETTILTECSPWPEVTYVSNSPSPGFNSTHNSFPVAEGNGSPSHQPEPVVQVADNLLPTATPQDAQQWLHRNRFSPFCRLFTNFSGADLLKLTREDVIQICGPADGIRLFNALKGRVVCPRLTIYVCQESQQAREHQPKHENGDAAANTFFVYHAIYLEELAASELAEKLAQLFNISPRQINQIFKQGPTGIHVLVSDEMIQNFQDEVCFVLDTMKDNTSDGYHIILK